The genomic region AGCCCTTTATCGAGCAGGGATTTGGCGTACCGCATGGCCGTACAGTGCGGCACAGCCAGAAAGACGATTTGACAGGCCGACCCAAGGTCGTCCGCATCAGGTTGACTGACGATAATGTCAGCAATGGGGAAACCGGCAAGGAACGGATACAGTTCACCCAGCGATTTACCGGCTTCGGAACGGGAGGTGGCGCGAACCAACTCGAAATGCGGGTGGACCGCAAGCAGACGAGCCAACTCCATACCGGTATAGCCGGTGACACCCACCAGCCCGACGGGAATTTTGGACATTGCGAATCGCCTCCGAAAATTAGTTGGATTTTTTGACGTACAGCATGCGGAGTTCAAACAGGAGGTTTTCCAACTGTTTTGTTTCCTCGGGGGTGCGATTGCCTTCTGTTTTTTCCTTGAGCATAGACAGCGTATCAATGGTGTGCTTGGCTAGGCCGAGGTCGGTGATAACGGAACCGGTCTGTGGGTCAGGCATTTCGCCGAGATGAAACATTGCGGTCATTCCAAGTGAAAGGACAAAATGGCTCAGGTTAACTTCGGGCAGGCATTGACCACCGTTGTCGTGCAGGCCGGAACCACAATCGCAGTCTTTTGTATTACCTGTGCTTGACGGGGTGTCATGGGGTTGTTGCATAAGCGTCCTCCTTCTCGTGCTCATAAAAACATGGCCGTGCCAATCGGCTGTGTTCATTCAATAAGACATTCACTGGATTTGACAAGCGCCCGCCGGAAGGTTCTCGTTTCCGGCGGACGAGGAGTGATCAAAGTCCGATGCCGTTTTATAATGCCGGAGGACCATCCTCCAAAGCTTGTTCGTAGGCGGCAAGGCCGACTTCCAGAGGGTTGGCGCTTCCGATATAGCCACCGAGCCGTTCGAATGCGCGACGCAATGCGAAAATGCCCGCGGTGACATCGGCGTAATCGACATGCCCCATGTGTCCGACGCGAACGATGTTCTTCTTGAGGTGTCCCTGGCCTCCAGCCATAATGACACCGTAATCGGCAGCGGCAATTTTCAGCAGCTCTCCGGCATCAATGCCGGGTGGCAGCATGACCGACGTCAGTCCCCACGTATAATCAGTCTCGGCAAGATGGTCGAGACGCATGGCCGCGACGGCTTCGCGCGTCATGCAGGTCAGCGCCCATTGTTTGCGGTACACATTTTCCAAGCCAAATGAGCGAAATAACCGGAGCGATTCAGCCAACCCGACAAGCAGGTTAATGGCCGGCGTAAAGAGCGTCTGGTGCTCTAGTGTTTTATTGTATTCGCCAATGAGGTTGAAATAAAAGTTTCGACAGTCCACATCTTTGGCGCGGGCAAGTGCGCGATCGGACAGCGCGACAAATGCCAGGCCGGGCGGCAACATAAGCCCTTTTTGCGACCCGGTGAGCAAACAGTCGATGTTCCAGGCATCCATGGGACAGGGAGAAATGCCGACAGCCGATATGCCGTCGACAACGGCCAACACGTCGCGGCGTGAAGTGAGCGCGGCGATATCTTTGATAGGATGCAGCACACCCGTTGAAGTTTCCGATGCCTGGACCAATACTCCGCGGATATCAGGATTGGCGTCCAGGGCGGCTTCAATGTCGCTGACGGCGACGGCCTTGCCCCACTCCACCTTGAGAATTTGTGTTTCCAGCCCAGCGGCTTGTCCAATTTCAGCCCAGCGTTCACCGAATTTTCCCGCTTCAATACATAAAACGGTTTCGCCGGGATGAAACAGAGAGTAAATGGCAGCGGTCATGGCTCCGGTACCTGAGGCGGTTAAGGACATGACCGGATTCTTGGTCTGAAATAAATATCGTAGCCCTTCTTGAACATCGGCTAAAAGCGCTTTGAAGGGCGGTTTGCGGTGGTGAACCATGTCCTGTGCCATTGCCAGGCGCACCTCTTCGGGAAGAGGCGTTGGTCCAGGGGTGAGGAGTCGAGGTTTTGTCAACATGTGAATCTCCGAGATATGTGCGTGATTGCCGAGGTGGTGTTTCGGGGTGAGAAGGATTGTAGGAGGAAGCGGTAAAAATATCTACCGCAATGTCTTCAAAGCGATACACATTTGTCGTCAGCTTGTGTACACAGTTCGCAGGTAGACATTTCATCAGGCAACAATCAAGCCCCCAGGACAACGCCATGAATGTAAAAATAGTCGCCACACTTGGCCCGGCTTCCATGAATTATGAAACGATGAAGAATATGGCGAAGGAAGGCGTACGTATTTTTCGTCTGAATTTTTCTCACTCCAATGCGACCGTGTTTGAGCCGATTATTGGTATTATTCGTCGTATCGAATCCGAACTGGGCATTTCCTTGACAGCTCTGGGCGATTTGTGCGGCCCGAAAATTCGCATTGGCGAAGTACAAGGCTCTCCGGTGCAAGTCAGCCGAGAAGAGGTATTGTTGCTCGGCCTTCCCGGCAGCAAACCAGAAGACGATGATCGGGTGTTCATTAGCCTGGACATTCCCGAGCTGTTATCCGGTCTCAAGCCCGGCATGCCTGTCAATCTTTCCGATGGGTTGTTACAATTTACCGTGGATGAGGAACTGGTACCCGATTCGCTGTATTCGATGAAAGCCATCAATGCCGGTATTCTGACGTCGAACAAGGGCATCAGTTTTCCGGGGAAACACCATCCCATGCCCGCTCTCACCGATAAAGACATCAAAGACCTTCATGAAGGGCTTGATATCGGTATTGATGCGTTTGCCATTTCGTTTGTGCAGGGGCCCGAAGACGTTGCCATGCTGCGTGACGAAATCAAGAAACACGGCACATGGGTGCCGATCGTTGCCAAGCTTGAGCGGCAAAACGCTGTCGATCGCATTGAGGAAATTCTTGAAATCGCGGATATTATCATGGTGGCTCGTGGTGATCTCGGTCTTGAGTGCAAGCTGACGGCATTGCCGGTGATTCAGAAAAAAATCATTCGCGCCTGCCGACATGCACAGAAACCAGCTATTGTGGCGACACAAATGTTGTTGTCCATGGTGAAAAATCCCATTCCTACGCGAGCAGAAGCCACCGACGTGGCCAACGCGATCATGGACGGTGCTGATTGCGTGATGCTTTCCGAAGAAACCGCCGTGGGACAATACCCCGTGGAAACGGTACGCACCATGGGCGAAATTATTTCCGACACAATCCCTTATTACCTTGAACGCATTCCCACACCGTATGAACCGACGCGTGAACATAATGTTCCCAAATATTTGGCCTATGCCGCGTGTCTCTTAGCCCGCAATGCGAACAGTCCGGCCATTGTCTGCCATACGGGATCGGGATCAACGGCCCGTTTCGTGTCGTCTCGCCGTCCGATTGAACCGGTCTTTGCGCTGACGCCTGACGATAAAGTGAAACGTGCCCTCAATTTTGCATGGGGTGTTATTCCGTTCACCATCGAACCGGTGGGGGAAAGTCATATGCAACGCGTTGAGGATTTTGTGGAAAATTCGGATGCATTCAAAAAAGGCGATCCCATCGTCCTGACAGCAGGACAGCCATCTCCCGGGAATGCCAATCCCGGAACGAACAATATCAAATTGTATTACAAATAACGCATAAAAAACGGGAAGGGGCTCTCCCCTTCCCGCTTCATAACGATTTTTTCTCGGCTTTCTTTTACCATTGCTCCCACCGACACAAATAGCCAAACCGCGTTGCATCTTCTCCATGATCTTTGTGGGATGCGTCTCAATCCACGCACCCGCGTGGGGTGCGACGTGCGCATGCCAAGTTAATGCAACGGACCCGTCTGAAGACATCGCAGGCGGTAATTCGAAGCAATGACGGCTTTGAACCCATTGTGATAAGTTCTGCGTCATTCACGAACTGTGGGCAGCGGAATCACTCGATCCGACATGGGCAAGCGGTCTTTGTGGAATACTCGGTCCTTACTTTCCCGAAAAGTATTCCAGCAACAAGGTGCCGAGCAGTCGGGCCAGCGTTTCTTCGAGGCGCTCTGGCCCGACAATTTTCCTAACCAGCATGCGATAGCTGTCCATTGCCACTTGCATGGCCTCGTCTTGCGCTATTTCAGCCCGGGACTTGCCACGCAAATAGTCAAAGACCAGCGCCATCTCCGAGGCGAAATTCCCGCGCATGACATCCATCAGGCGGCACAGGTTTTCCTCTTCGGATAGGCCGGGATCAACGAGTCCCGTATCCAACCCGGACATGATCTGTCTTGTGCATGCGAGGAACAGTGCTTCCTTGCTCGGGAAGTAGTGATATAGCGCACTTTTGGACACGCCCAGATGATCGGCAATTTTACGCATGCCGGTCCCGGAATAGCCGTGGGCCGAGAAATACGCGGCGGCCCGTTGCGCAAGATTCTGTCTGTAAGCCTCGTGATCAACAATTTTGGGCATCTGTTTTTATCCAATTGGTCGATTATTCATTGACAGGCCTTGCAGTGAAGGTCTACAGCTTGATTATAGACCAAGTGGACTAAATAAGGTAGCTACCACCCTGTCCTCGCTCTGAAACTGGTTTACATACTCGCCGCGATCCTGGTGGTTGGGCCGACCGTGAAAATGGGCTGATCCACTTTCGAGCGCGGGTCTTGGCCCTGTCGAGGCGGTGGCGCTTTTAAGGGTGGCGCTTTTAAGGGTGGTGGTGAGGATCAAAACTGGCTACTGCTGGGCTCAGCGTTGTTGGTCCTGCCGACCTCGGGCCTGTGGATGATGCACGACATCGGATACGGATGGTCAACCGGCTGGCTGATGCTCTCGATCGCTTTCAGCCTGCTTCTGATCCTCGCCTTTATCGTGGGGGAGAAGACCGAGCGGCGACTGCTTGAGATCGCGATAAACGCATCGCAACGCGCTGAACCCGCCTTGCCCGACAACGACGCAACCTTCCTGCAGAGAAAGGCCTCACCCATCGGAACCGCTGCGTTTTTCCTGAGCGTGGTGACACTTTTCCTGATGGTTTTCAAGCCCTTCTGACGGTCCCCAACCTGCGGCGCAACTTGACCGACGCAAACAGGAATTGGCTGGAATCCGCCAGCACACCTGCACCACACGAAAGGATCAATTCATGACATCGCAACATGGCGGAGTCGACCGCGGACATGAGCGCTCTCTGGGAGCCAAGCTGACCTTTGCCATACTGCATGGCGTCATTGTCCTGATCGCCCTCTGGTTGGCCTTTGGCGGATTCGACTGGGCCGACCCCGCCCGCGCCAAGGTTCTGGCGGGATGTGCTGTGCTCTACTGGCTGCGGCATATGGTGACGCTGTTCGTGCTGATGCAGCGCAAGGTGGCGATCTCCGAGGCGCTGGGGCTGAGCGCCTTCATGGCGATCTTCGAACTCGGGATCCTTCTGTTGGGCGCCGGGGTCCTCTCGGGCACGGCCACGCCGTTCGGAACCTGGGACTGGGTCGGGGCCGCGCTGCTTCTGACGGGGTCATATCTCAACACCGGGTCGGAACTTCAGCGTCGCGCCTGGAAGAAGCTGCCATCCTCGAAAGGGCGCTGTTACACGGGCGGGCTGTTCGCCTGGTCCATGCATATCAACTATTTCGGCGATACCGTGCTGTTCACCGGATGGGTCTTGTTCGCGGCCTCACCCTGGGCTCTTTCGATCCCCTTGCTGATGGCGACGATGTTCGTCTTCTACCATATTCCGCCGCTCGATGCCTATTTGGCTGACCGCTATGGTGACGAGTTCAAGGCTTATGCGAAAAGAACGGCGAAATTCATTCCCTTCATCTACTGATTTGAGACGAACGAAAAAAGCATGGCCAAGATCGTTCCTTCACACGGTTGAGAACGCCGGTGCAAAAATCCCCCACTTGAAGCGGCCGGATGATCCGGCTATTGGCCGGAGCAAAATTCCGCCAGTGTTCACCTTCTCGCCTTTGGCAGAGGGCGGGGATGAAGGGCGTGGAACTTTATGGGCGTGTCAGGCGGGCGGCTTTCGTCGAAGGCCTGAGCCGGCGCTGTCCCCGTCAGCGCCAAAGGCACAGATTTGAGGTTGTGATGTAAGCAGGATTTGGGCTTCGTCGTGGTGACGAAGGAACGAATCTATGGACGCCCCTCGCGCAAGGTGTTTTTCATGATCGTACTGACGGCATTGGATGCGTGAATCTATCCGACCTTTGATTGAATCGCTTCGGCTTCCGGCCACGATGGGATCCGCTCGTCTCAGTGCCTTTCAAGATGACCGGCCTTTCATAGCCATCGCTCCTTGCAGGCTGTGAACTGGCGGCCCTTGCCGTTACACCATCGTTCTCTCACCTCACATTCTGTGCACATCCAAGACCTTTGCGGTCTCTCTTGGATGCTAAGCCGCCTTGTCGTTTTCTCCGTTGCGCAAGATTGCCCAGGCAATCCGCGCGGTCTTATTGGCCATTGCCACGAGAGTTTTGTTGTGGCCCGCACGTGTGAGCAGGTCTTGCGCCCATTGTCAGCGCTGATCGTTGCGCTGGGCTGATTCTGATCAGGACGGATCGTGCGCCGTGTATGAGCTGATGGCGCAAGTAATGATTTCCGCGCTTATCTATTCCGCCAAGCCGTGGTTTACCACCCGTCGTGTATTGTCGCGGGACAAACCCGATCCATGCCGCGAGCGCCCGGCCAAATGCGAAGTGGCGACCAACATCGATGGCGGCAATCAGAGCGGTGGCAACCACCGGACCCACTCCGGGACGTGTTGACAGGCGCCTGCACCGTTCATCCTTCCGGCAGATCGCAGCAAGCTTTCGGTCGATCGCAGTGATACGGCATCCAGGGCTTGAAATTCGGCTATGAGCGCATCGAAGTTCTCTGATGCCAATGGGGATATTGGTGCATCCTCGACGGCATTACGGATGTTTTTGCGGAACCGAAAGGCGCCGACAGGAATGACAACTCCGTATTCGGCCAAGAGGCCGCGAATATGATTAATCAGTCCCTTGCGTTGCGTAATGAGCCGGTCGCGCGTTCGATGGAGCATCTGCAGGGTTTCAATCCACGCACCCGCGTGGGGTGCGACTGCCACCTCGGGAGGCCTTGTGTGATGCGGGTTGCGCCATCATTTTCCGCGAATCTTCCTGGGAAAAGAGGATTGCTTGGCATTCGCGGATTGGAGGTCGCGACCAATGCATATCGGCTCTATCGGGAGCGTTTCGTGTGCACGCGACTCTAACGCTGACAGCTGTTCCGTTGTTTCATTGCTATCCATGTGTACAGTCATCTGTTTGAAAATCGCAAGTCCGAGCCTTACGGCAGTATAGTGCGCCTTGAGAGATTTGATGCAACAATACATGAAATTTCAGATGGTTATCTTTTGTCATTTCATGTTCCATGTACTTCCTCCAGATCACCTGCAGCTTCCAAATCCGTTGTGCTCTTATGTGTGTCCATGCTCCTCGTTAAAAAAGGCGATCATCCAAGTCATTGCTCCATACCGCCATCAAGGCCGTTTCGGACCGGGTAAACAAGAAACCCTCGGTTTTTGAGTAAAGGGGTTCATATCAACAAGTATATCCCAATCGTATACGGCGGAGAGCATGTTCGTCGTCAACACAGCATTGGGAGATCCTGTCGCGATACAGGTTCCATTTTTAAGGAGGACGAGAGATTGTCCATAGGTGGATGCGATATTCAAGTCATGAGATATCATGATAATCGTCATTTTGTGGCGTGTACGCATGCATTCCAGCATGTTCATGATGCTCATTTGATGTCCAGGGTCCAGGCTTGCCGTGGGTTCGTCGAGAAGTAAGACTTTGGGGAGACGGCACAAGGCTTGGGCTAACAATGTCCGGCTCAACTCTCCACCGCTCAGGGTGGAGAGTCGCCGTTGCCGCAAATGCGCAACGTTCGTCATTTCCATTGCCCATTCAACGGCATCACTATCTTGCTTTTGCTCAATGCCGAAGAGGCCCAATCGTGGTGCTCGACCGAGCTGGACGACCATTTCTACACTGAACGGGATATCTGTTATCGGAAACTGGGGCAGGTGTGAAACCGTACATGCCAGTTTGGCTGGGGGTATTCCGGCCAACTCGTCTCCGAAGAGTTGAATCGTGCCGGAGTAACCGCGAAGGTGACCCACCAAAGCTCGCAATAAGGTTGTTTTTCCCGATCCATTCGGGCCCACAATGATACAAAAATCTCCCTCTTGAATCGTCAGATCAAGAGGGCCAAGGACGCGTTTGCCATGGATGTAAATTGTCGTTTCGTTGAGTTTGTAGACGGGAATCATGGTCCACTCCGTCTGAGCAAATAGAAAAATGCGGGTGCGCCAACGAGAGAAGTCAAAACGCCCACAGGCATAACGCCTTGTTGTGAAAGAAGGCGTGCTCCTACATCACAAAAGACGAGAAATGTTGCACCGAAGAGAACGGCTCCAGGAACAAGAACTCTATGATCGTACCCAACGATAAGGCGCATGATATGCGGACAGACCAATCCCACAAATCCAAGTAAACCGGTTTGGCTCACCACTGCAGAGGTCATGACGACACTGGAGAAAAGCAACAATCCCGTAACGAGACGAATCCTTACGCCAAGATTTCGTGCTGCTTCGCGGCCAAGAAGGAGAAGATTCATTTTGTGAGATAACAATATTGGAATCACTGCAACCGGCAACACCCAGAATCCTAAGCTGTATGCTGAGTCTAAGTCTGCTGCTGAAGTGTCTCCCATAAGCCATAAGAGCGTTGTTCGCAGCGTATGATCCTGGGCTATAGCAATGAAGAACAATATTATCGCAGAACAAAACGTATTGACCATGACCCCGGATAAAATGAGTGAGGACGAAGAAATGCTTCCTTGTTTTCGGGAGAGGGCTACTGAAGCCCCGAATGCGGCTAACGCCCCGGTAAACGCAAGTGGTCCCGCTCCCCAAAAGACGGGAAGACCAAGCAGCATCCCGCTGATTCCCCCCAACGCAGCGCCTCCAGAGACCCCAAGAATATAGGGATCAGCTAATGGATTGCGCAGCACCGCCTGAAAAACAAGACCACTTAACGAAAGCGCTCCGCCAGCCAAAGCGGCGAGGAGTGTTCGAGGAAGTCGAAGTTTCAACAGAATAGCGTGGGCAATGGGATCGGACTGACCATAACCGAGCAGTGTCTGCACAAAGCGGAGAGGAGATATGTCGCTTGACCCAGCCATAATTCCTGCCACGAAGCCTATGACCAACAGGCAGACCAGGGGCAAGCAGATGACTCCTATCCGACGAAGCAGGCCCGCGTTTGACAAGATCACTGTGAAGCCTTCCCCGCACGGGGAGATTGGGTATGAATCATTTTGGCAAGTTGCTGTATGCCTTGCGCAATGCGTGGGCCTGGTCGATCGAAGAGGTCGGAATCCAGAATATAAATTCTGTCGTCACGCACAGCCGGAACCTCCGGCCAG from Desulfovibrio inopinatus DSM 10711 harbors:
- a CDS encoding DUF1844 domain-containing protein → MQQPHDTPSSTGNTKDCDCGSGLHDNGGQCLPEVNLSHFVLSLGMTAMFHLGEMPDPQTGSVITDLGLAKHTIDTLSMLKEKTEGNRTPEETKQLENLLFELRMLYVKKSN
- a CDS encoding pyridoxal-phosphate-dependent aminotransferase family protein; the encoded protein is MLTKPRLLTPGPTPLPEEVRLAMAQDMVHHRKPPFKALLADVQEGLRYLFQTKNPVMSLTASGTGAMTAAIYSLFHPGETVLCIEAGKFGERWAEIGQAAGLETQILKVEWGKAVAVSDIEAALDANPDIRGVLVQASETSTGVLHPIKDIAALTSRRDVLAVVDGISAVGISPCPMDAWNIDCLLTGSQKGLMLPPGLAFVALSDRALARAKDVDCRNFYFNLIGEYNKTLEHQTLFTPAINLLVGLAESLRLFRSFGLENVYRKQWALTCMTREAVAAMRLDHLAETDYTWGLTSVMLPPGIDAGELLKIAAADYGVIMAGGQGHLKKNIVRVGHMGHVDYADVTAGIFALRRAFERLGGYIGSANPLEVGLAAYEQALEDGPPAL
- the pyk gene encoding pyruvate kinase translates to MNVKIVATLGPASMNYETMKNMAKEGVRIFRLNFSHSNATVFEPIIGIIRRIESELGISLTALGDLCGPKIRIGEVQGSPVQVSREEVLLLGLPGSKPEDDDRVFISLDIPELLSGLKPGMPVNLSDGLLQFTVDEELVPDSLYSMKAINAGILTSNKGISFPGKHHPMPALTDKDIKDLHEGLDIGIDAFAISFVQGPEDVAMLRDEIKKHGTWVPIVAKLERQNAVDRIEEILEIADIIMVARGDLGLECKLTALPVIQKKIIRACRHAQKPAIVATQMLLSMVKNPIPTRAEATDVANAIMDGADCVMLSEETAVGQYPVETVRTMGEIISDTIPYYLERIPTPYEPTREHNVPKYLAYAACLLARNANSPAIVCHTGSGSTARFVSSRRPIEPVFALTPDDKVKRALNFAWGVIPFTIEPVGESHMQRVEDFVENSDAFKKGDPIVLTAGQPSPGNANPGTNNIKLYYK
- a CDS encoding TetR/AcrR family transcriptional regulator — encoded protein: MPKIVDHEAYRQNLAQRAAAYFSAHGYSGTGMRKIADHLGVSKSALYHYFPSKEALFLACTRQIMSGLDTGLVDPGLSEEENLCRLMDVMRGNFASEMALVFDYLRGKSRAEIAQDEAMQVAMDSYRMLVRKIVGPERLEETLARLLGTLLLEYFSGK
- a CDS encoding DUF2269 family protein, with product MGSALLVLPTSGLWMMHDIGYGWSTGWLMLSIAFSLLLILAFIVGEKTERRLLEIAINASQRAEPALPDNDATFLQRKASPIGTAAFFLSVVTLFLMVFKPF
- a CDS encoding DUF1295 domain-containing protein: MTSQHGGVDRGHERSLGAKLTFAILHGVIVLIALWLAFGGFDWADPARAKVLAGCAVLYWLRHMVTLFVLMQRKVAISEALGLSAFMAIFELGILLLGAGVLSGTATPFGTWDWVGAALLLTGSYLNTGSELQRRAWKKLPSSKGRCYTGGLFAWSMHINYFGDTVLFTGWVLFAASPWALSIPLLMATMFVFYHIPPLDAYLADRYGDEFKAYAKRTAKFIPFIY
- a CDS encoding ABC transporter ATP-binding protein, with amino-acid sequence MIPVYKLNETTIYIHGKRVLGPLDLTIQEGDFCIIVGPNGSGKTTLLRALVGHLRGYSGTIQLFGDELAGIPPAKLACTVSHLPQFPITDIPFSVEMVVQLGRAPRLGLFGIEQKQDSDAVEWAMEMTNVAHLRQRRLSTLSGGELSRTLLAQALCRLPKVLLLDEPTASLDPGHQMSIMNMLECMRTRHKMTIIMISHDLNIASTYGQSLVLLKNGTCIATGSPNAVLTTNMLSAVYDWDILVDMNPFTQKPRVSCLPGPKRP
- a CDS encoding FecCD family ABC transporter permease, encoding MPLVCLLVIGFVAGIMAGSSDISPLRFVQTLLGYGQSDPIAHAILLKLRLPRTLLAALAGGALSLSGLVFQAVLRNPLADPYILGVSGGAALGGISGMLLGLPVFWGAGPLAFTGALAAFGASVALSRKQGSISSSSLILSGVMVNTFCSAIILFFIAIAQDHTLRTTLLWLMGDTSAADLDSAYSLGFWVLPVAVIPILLSHKMNLLLLGREAARNLGVRIRLVTGLLLFSSVVMTSAVVSQTGLLGFVGLVCPHIMRLIVGYDHRVLVPGAVLFGATFLVFCDVGARLLSQQGVMPVGVLTSLVGAPAFFYLLRRSGP